A stretch of DNA from Staphylococcus equorum:
CAACGATTACAAGTCGCAAAAATGATTAAACAAGGCTTCACTTATGCGACAATTGAACAAGAATCTGGTGCATCAACTGCAACAATTTCTCGTGTGAAAAGATCGTTGCAATGGGGCAATGATGCTTATACCGTAATTCTAGATCGCATGAATATTGAAACGGCTGATTAGATAATTTTATATGAGAAGTAAGGTTAACTATTTAAGTTAACCCTAGCTGTCGATAGAGTATAATACTTTGTCGGCAGCTTCTTTATGTTTTGTAAAGTGATAGAATGGTAATTGAGACGTATCAACTACATCTTTGTTAAATGCATTCTTTGAAAATATTATTATATGTACACATGTTGGAGGGGAAATTACTGTGTTTAAGAAGTGGATAATTGTAATTGCGACTTTATTATTTATCGGTATTGTCATACGAATGTTGCTTATTATAGCTTCTAATCATCAACAACCTATGCATTCAAATATCATCGAACCTAAAAATGCATTACCAATTATTGTTGA
This window harbors:
- a CDS encoding YerC/YecD family TrpR-related protein; this translates as MQIEKLRGKALDELFDAILTLENREECYEFFDDLCTVNEIQSLSQRLQVAKMIKQGFTYATIEQESGASTATISRVKRSLQWGNDAYTVILDRMNIETAD